In Streptomyces sclerotialus, the DNA window CGGCCGCACCGCTACCTCGTACGGTCCGACGACGACCGGGCGCTGGCCGCCGCGCTGATCGCCGACCCCTCGACGTCCGGCATCGAGGTCGACCTCGAAGAGGGCGCGCTGCGCATCCAGGCCGTCGACTTCGGCCGCTTCACCGCCCTGTTGCCGCGCGTCGCCCGTGACCACGGCATCCGTCTCCTCGCCGTCTCGCCCTCGGACGAGTCGCTGGAATCGGTCTTCTCCTATCTCGTAGCGGCCTGAAGCCGTACCGAAGCGGTCGCATACGACCTGAAAGGAGCCTGACGCGATGTCATCGCTCTACCACCCCACTGTGGCCCGGCTGACCTACCGGGCGCTGCTCGGCCGCCGCCGCGCCGCGATCCTCTTCGCGCTGCCCGTCATGCTGCTCGTCATCGCCGTCGCCGTACGGGCGCTGACGGGCGCCGACGACACCACCGCCGACACCGTCCTGGGCACCTTCGCGCTGGCCACGATGGTCCCGCTGATCGGCGTGATCGCCGGCACCGGCGCGATCGGACCGGAGATCGACGACGGGTCGGTGGTGTACCTGCTGGCCAAGCCCGTACGGCGGTCGACGGTCATCGTCACCAAGCTGCTCGTCGCGATCGGCGTGACGGTCGTCTTCTCCGCCGTCCCCGTACTGATCGCGGGCTTCGTGCTGA includes these proteins:
- a CDS encoding ABC transporter permease subunit, whose product is MSSLYHPTVARLTYRALLGRRRAAILFALPVMLLVIAVAVRALTGADDTTADTVLGTFALATMVPLIGVIAGTGAIGPEIDDGSVVYLLAKPVRRSTVIVTKLLVAIGVTVVFSAVPVLIAGFVLNGNSQQIAVAYALAAAVASVAYSALFLFLGTITRHAVVIGLVYALVWEAVFGSLVPGARTLSVQQWALALAQKAGAEGAVTSEVGLAPAVVLLVVVTGAATWYAARRLKSLTLAGEE